From Streptomyces sp. NBC_00690, a single genomic window includes:
- a CDS encoding AAA family ATPase — protein MDIGTQGAPVPADLAWVRGVDAYTMGAYPQAEEEFRTAVRLDPQMADGWLGLHALRVDTTTALLRMYRARDRFGEQRSRHSRTLNSWYWLGWWVQPVLESPRDLLLAHASHWLDGRHVPELDRALAGLPPVDTDAQVRFLHACRSYLVKDWEQLVRHTEPLVNDQLLGIESGLFGGMARVRLEMYRQAEPLLATALMRCRSEQPQRKELRYWLARAREGSGRSAAALPLYRAVHRVDPAFMDTSARLAAISELDGLGSLDGFDGVHDPEEPAGLAVSFAGFGQDVIEAAEGEPGATDGAIVIDPQTQLPGAVPSAPVSDAIRQRAVVPPQPTPPQFPAGPTDPALLAQALSELERMVGLDPVKRQVKALSAQLEMARLRAGQGLPVRPPKRHFIFSGPSGTGKTTVARILGRVFYALGLLGGDHLVEAQRSDLVGEFLGQTSVKANELIDSALGGVLFVDEAYSLSNTAYSKGDAYGDEALQVLLKRAEDNRDHLVVILAGYPEGMDRLLATNPGLSSRFTTRVDFPSYRPLELTAIGEVLAAENGDMWDEEAVDELRSISGHVVDQSWIDELGNGRFLRTLYEKSCAYRDLRLSGYPGTPTREDLATLRLPDLMQAYGEVLSGRGPLRRGPQDPPLG, from the coding sequence CGGCACACAGGGCGCACCAGTCCCGGCCGACCTTGCCTGGGTGCGTGGCGTCGACGCGTACACCATGGGGGCCTACCCCCAGGCGGAGGAGGAGTTCCGCACCGCCGTGCGGCTCGACCCCCAGATGGCCGACGGCTGGCTAGGACTCCATGCGCTGCGCGTGGACACCACCACCGCCCTCCTGCGGATGTACCGCGCCCGTGACCGCTTCGGCGAACAGCGCTCCCGACACAGTCGCACCCTTAACTCCTGGTACTGGTTGGGCTGGTGGGTCCAACCGGTCCTGGAGAGCCCCCGGGACCTGCTGCTCGCCCATGCCTCGCACTGGCTCGACGGCCGTCACGTACCCGAGTTGGACCGGGCACTCGCCGGGCTGCCCCCCGTCGACACCGATGCTCAGGTGCGCTTTCTCCACGCCTGCCGTTCCTACCTGGTCAAGGACTGGGAACAACTGGTGCGCCACACCGAACCCCTGGTCAACGATCAGCTCCTGGGCATCGAAAGTGGGCTGTTCGGCGGCATGGCCCGGGTGCGCCTGGAGATGTACCGGCAGGCCGAACCGCTGCTCGCCACCGCGTTGATGCGATGTCGCAGCGAACAGCCTCAGCGCAAGGAGTTGCGGTACTGGCTGGCGCGGGCGCGTGAGGGCTCCGGGCGCAGCGCCGCCGCACTCCCCCTGTACCGGGCGGTCCACCGCGTCGACCCGGCCTTCATGGACACCTCAGCCCGGCTCGCGGCCATCTCCGAACTCGACGGGCTCGGGAGCCTCGACGGATTCGACGGGGTCCACGACCCCGAGGAGCCTGCCGGACTCGCGGTCTCCTTCGCCGGGTTCGGGCAGGACGTCATCGAGGCCGCGGAGGGCGAGCCGGGTGCGACCGACGGCGCGATCGTCATCGACCCGCAGACCCAACTGCCCGGTGCCGTGCCATCGGCGCCCGTGTCGGATGCGATCCGTCAGCGGGCCGTGGTGCCGCCGCAGCCGACCCCGCCGCAGTTTCCCGCGGGCCCCACCGATCCGGCGCTGCTCGCCCAGGCTCTCTCGGAGCTGGAGCGGATGGTGGGCCTGGATCCGGTGAAACGGCAGGTCAAAGCACTGTCTGCACAGTTGGAAATGGCGCGGCTCAGAGCGGGGCAGGGGCTCCCGGTACGGCCTCCCAAGCGTCATTTCATCTTCTCCGGCCCCTCCGGCACGGGTAAGACCACGGTCGCCCGCATCCTGGGCCGGGTGTTCTACGCGCTCGGTCTGCTCGGCGGCGACCATCTGGTCGAGGCGCAGCGCTCCGATCTGGTGGGCGAGTTCCTCGGTCAGACGTCGGTCAAGGCCAATGAGTTGATCGATTCCGCGCTCGGCGGTGTGCTCTTCGTCGACGAGGCGTACAGCCTCTCCAACACGGCGTACTCCAAAGGGGACGCGTACGGCGACGAGGCGTTGCAGGTCCTGCTGAAGCGCGCCGAGGACAACCGCGACCATCTCGTGGTGATCCTGGCGGGCTATCCCGAGGGGATGGACCGGCTCCTGGCCACCAACCCGGGGCTGTCCTCCCGTTTCACCACCCGGGTCGACTTCCCGTCGTACCGACCGCTGGAACTGACGGCGATCGGGGAGGTCCTCGCCGCGGAGAACGGGGACATGTGGGACGAGGAGGCCGTGGACGAGCTGCGTTCGATCAGCGGCCATGTGGTGGACCAGAGCTGGATCGACGAGTTGGGCAACGGCCGCTTCCTGCGCACGCTGTACGAGAAGAGTTGCGCCTATCGGGACCTGCGACTGTCCGGCTATCCCGGCACTCCCACCAGGGAGGACCTCGCCACTTTGCGACTGCCCGATCTGATGCAGGCGTACGGGGAAGTGCTCTCGGGCCGCGGTCCCCTACGGCGCGGGCCGCAGGACCCTCCGCTGGGCTGA
- a CDS encoding PH domain-containing protein, producing the protein MSTPTAQQPPALPVTFRPTHTRIVLLTVGAVMFLVITAVAVTLERLSTGERISFVFTALLFLGVLWLLSRPKVVAEESGVTVVNITRVRRLEWAEILRVNLRPGDPWVFLDLSDGTSLPVLGIQPGIARQHAITDARALRALADARAGGSEPR; encoded by the coding sequence ATGTCCACCCCCACTGCGCAGCAGCCCCCCGCCCTCCCGGTCACCTTCCGGCCCACCCACACTCGCATCGTCCTGCTGACCGTGGGTGCGGTGATGTTCCTCGTGATCACGGCGGTCGCCGTGACGCTGGAGCGGCTGAGCACGGGGGAGCGCATCAGCTTCGTGTTCACCGCACTGCTCTTCCTCGGGGTGCTCTGGCTGCTGAGCCGTCCCAAGGTCGTCGCCGAGGAGAGCGGGGTCACCGTCGTCAACATCACCCGGGTCAGGCGCCTGGAGTGGGCGGAGATCCTCCGGGTGAACCTTCGACCGGGTGACCCCTGGGTCTTCCTCGACCTCAGTGACGGCACCAGCCTGCCGGTCCTCGGCATTCAGCCGGGGATCGCCCGCCAGCACGCGATCACCGACGCCCGTGCACTGCGTGCCCTCGCGGACGCCCGTGCGGGCGGATCCGAACCGCGCTGA
- the hisG gene encoding ATP phosphoribosyltransferase, with product MLRIAVPNKGSLSGPAMAMLHEAGYQQRKESKELVLVDPENRVEFFYLRPRDIAIYVSSGKLDIGITGRDLLLDSDANAEEILQLGFARSTFRYATKPGTASGVGDFGGMTIATSYEGIVAKHLADSGVDASVVHLDGAVETAIELGVAQIIADVVETGTSLRNAGLEVIGDPIMTSEAVVIRRTGADAEDTKVQQFLRRLQGVLVARSYVMMDYDCRVEHLERAVALTPGLESPTISPLHHEGWVAVRSMVAAKEAQRIMDDLYELGARAILTTAIHACRL from the coding sequence ATGCTGCGCATCGCCGTCCCCAACAAGGGTTCACTGTCCGGACCTGCGATGGCGATGCTCCATGAGGCCGGCTACCAGCAGCGCAAGGAGTCCAAGGAGCTGGTGCTCGTGGACCCCGAGAACCGGGTGGAGTTCTTCTACCTGCGTCCGCGGGACATCGCGATCTACGTCAGCTCCGGGAAGCTCGACATCGGGATCACCGGCCGTGATCTCCTGCTCGACTCGGACGCCAATGCCGAGGAGATCCTCCAACTCGGCTTCGCCCGCTCCACCTTCCGCTACGCCACCAAGCCCGGCACAGCGAGCGGTGTGGGCGACTTCGGCGGGATGACCATCGCCACGTCGTACGAGGGGATCGTCGCCAAGCACCTCGCGGACAGCGGCGTCGACGCCTCCGTCGTCCACCTCGACGGCGCGGTAGAGACCGCGATCGAACTCGGTGTCGCCCAGATCATCGCCGATGTGGTCGAGACGGGCACCTCGCTGCGCAACGCCGGACTGGAGGTGATCGGCGATCCGATCATGACCTCCGAGGCCGTGGTGATCCGGCGTACCGGCGCGGACGCCGAGGACACCAAGGTCCAACAGTTCCTCCGGCGCCTCCAGGGCGTCCTGGTGGCCCGCAGCTACGTGATGATGGACTACGACTGCCGGGTGGAGCACCTGGAGCGGGCGGTGGCTCTCACCCCCGGCCTGGAATCCCCCACCATCTCCCCCCTGCACCACGAGGGATGGGTCGCCGTACGCTCGATGGTGGCGGCCAAGGAAGCCCAGCGGATCATGGACGACCTCTATGAACTGGGCGCCCGAGCCATCCTCACCACCGCCATCCACGCCTGCCGGCTCTGA
- a CDS encoding phosphoribosyl-ATP diphosphatase has product MANKTFEELFVELQLKAENGDPATSRTAELLDKGVHAIGKKVVEEAAEVWMAAEYEGKEAAAEEISQLLYHVQVMMVARGITLDDVYAHL; this is encoded by the coding sequence ATGGCGAACAAAACCTTCGAAGAACTCTTCGTCGAGCTCCAGCTCAAGGCGGAGAACGGCGATCCCGCCACCTCACGTACCGCCGAGCTCCTGGACAAGGGCGTCCATGCCATCGGCAAGAAGGTCGTCGAGGAGGCCGCCGAAGTCTGGATGGCCGCCGAGTACGAGGGCAAGGAAGCCGCCGCCGAGGAGATCTCCCAGCTGCTCTACCACGTCCAGGTGATGATGGTGGCGCGCGGGATCACCCTCGACGACGTCTACGCCCACCTCTGA
- the ribH gene encoding 6,7-dimethyl-8-ribityllumazine synthase: MSGHGAPELSVRNCQDLRVAVIAAQWHEKIMDGLVDGALRALGELGIDEPTLLRVPGSFELPVVAKVLAGRGYDAIVALGVVIRGGTPHFEYVCQGVTQGLTQVAVDTGVPIGFGVLTCDTEQQALDRAGIEGSTEDKGHEAVTAAVATAATLRTVSEPWR, from the coding sequence GTGAGCGGCCACGGCGCACCCGAACTGTCCGTACGCAACTGCCAAGACCTCCGGGTCGCCGTCATCGCGGCCCAGTGGCACGAGAAGATCATGGACGGTCTGGTCGACGGGGCGTTGCGCGCCCTCGGTGAACTGGGCATCGACGAGCCGACCCTGCTGAGGGTCCCCGGCAGCTTCGAACTCCCCGTCGTGGCCAAGGTCCTCGCCGGCCGCGGCTACGACGCCATCGTCGCCCTCGGCGTGGTCATCCGCGGTGGCACACCGCACTTCGAGTACGTCTGCCAGGGGGTCACCCAGGGGCTCACCCAGGTCGCCGTCGATACCGGAGTACCCATCGGATTCGGCGTGCTGACCTGCGACACCGAACAGCAGGCACTGGACCGCGCGGGCATCGAGGGATCCACCGAGGACAAGGGTCACGAGGCCGTGACCGCGGCCGTCGCGACGGCCGCCACATTGCGCACGGTCAGCGAACCCTGGCGCTGA
- a CDS encoding bifunctional 3,4-dihydroxy-2-butanone-4-phosphate synthase/GTP cyclohydrolase II, with protein sequence MTSHPLPAPAPSTASRDAPVPPAAVAPQPTPPTWYSDDQDSELRLDPVEQAIRDIAAGRPIVVVDDEDRENEGDLVIAAEKATSEIIAFMMSECRGLICAPMESDELDRLELPQMVERNTESLQTAFTVSVDAAPTYGISTGISAADRATTLRLLASGSAEPDDFVRPGHVFPLRARPGGVLTRNGHTEAAVDLARLAGLRPAGAIVEIAGEDGAMLRLPELVPFARKHGLTIISIEDLIAYRRAAEPSVTREAEVDLPTAFGRFTAHGYRSRTDGVEHVALVHGEIGDGEDLLVRVHSECLTGDVFHSLRCDCGPQLQASMEHIARAGRGVVVYLRGHEGRGIGLMSKLRAYELQERGRDTLDANLELGLPADARDYAAGAQILVDLGVRSLRLMTNNPDKITALVDHGLTVHGREAMPVHAGEHNLRYLRTKRDRMGHDLPWLDAPVAPACGNQ encoded by the coding sequence ATGACCTCCCATCCGCTGCCCGCCCCCGCGCCGTCCACCGCGTCCCGAGACGCACCAGTGCCCCCGGCCGCCGTCGCCCCGCAGCCCACGCCCCCCACCTGGTACTCCGATGACCAGGACAGCGAGCTCAGGCTCGACCCCGTGGAGCAGGCCATCCGCGACATCGCCGCCGGGCGCCCCATCGTGGTCGTCGACGACGAGGACCGCGAGAACGAGGGCGATCTCGTCATCGCCGCGGAGAAGGCCACCTCCGAGATCATCGCCTTCATGATGAGCGAGTGCCGCGGGCTGATCTGCGCACCCATGGAGAGCGACGAACTCGACCGGCTCGAACTGCCCCAGATGGTCGAGCGGAACACCGAGTCCCTCCAGACCGCTTTCACCGTCTCCGTCGACGCCGCCCCCACCTACGGCATCAGCACCGGTATCTCCGCCGCCGACCGGGCGACCACCCTGCGCCTGCTGGCCAGCGGCAGCGCCGAGCCGGACGACTTCGTCCGCCCCGGACACGTCTTTCCGCTGCGCGCACGACCCGGTGGTGTTCTCACCCGCAACGGCCACACCGAAGCCGCCGTCGATCTCGCTCGCCTCGCGGGACTGCGGCCCGCCGGAGCGATCGTCGAGATCGCCGGCGAGGACGGCGCCATGCTGCGCCTGCCCGAGCTGGTTCCCTTCGCCCGCAAGCACGGTCTGACGATCATCTCCATCGAGGACCTGATCGCCTATCGTCGCGCCGCCGAACCCTCGGTCACCCGGGAGGCGGAGGTCGACCTCCCCACCGCCTTCGGCCGCTTCACCGCCCACGGCTACCGCTCCCGCACGGACGGCGTCGAACACGTGGCGCTCGTCCACGGTGAGATCGGGGACGGCGAAGACCTGCTGGTGCGGGTGCACTCCGAGTGCCTGACCGGCGATGTCTTCCACTCCCTGCGCTGCGACTGCGGTCCGCAACTCCAGGCGTCCATGGAACACATCGCCCGCGCCGGCCGGGGAGTCGTCGTCTACCTCCGTGGACACGAGGGCCGCGGGATCGGCCTGATGTCGAAACTCCGCGCCTACGAGCTCCAGGAACGCGGCCGGGACACCCTCGACGCCAATCTGGAACTGGGACTGCCCGCCGATGCCCGTGACTACGCCGCAGGCGCCCAGATCCTCGTGGACCTCGGCGTACGCAGCCTCCGGCTGATGACCAACAACCCCGACAAGATCACCGCCCTGGTCGACCACGGACTGACCGTCCACGGCCGGGAGGCCATGCCGGTCCACGCCGGTGAGCACAACCTTCGCTATCTGCGCACCAAGCGCGACCGGATGGGGCACGATCTGCCCTGGTTGGACGCGCCCGTCGCACCCGCCTGCGGCAATCAGTGA
- a CDS encoding nicotinamide mononucleotide transporter family protein, translating to MSTLSWLNSEAFGAFGQTIKWSDMVGNTIGLIALALGWRRSIWTWPAQLLSGVILIAAYASAQLTGGVGKQFLVILVALWGWHQWTRGRQQAQDGSIAIRFATAKERGLLAAGAVLGTLAVGGLFTLYPSLSWSPWADAYIFVGTLVAMVAQARGLVEFWFAWLLVDLVGVPLAFSSGLAFSGLVYVVYFALVLWGLRDWWLRSRTPVLEGAPA from the coding sequence ATGAGCACCCTGTCCTGGCTGAACTCCGAAGCCTTCGGCGCCTTCGGGCAGACCATCAAATGGTCCGACATGGTCGGGAACACCATCGGGCTGATCGCCCTCGCCCTCGGGTGGCGGCGATCGATCTGGACCTGGCCCGCGCAACTCCTGTCCGGTGTCATCCTGATCGCCGCCTACGCCTCCGCCCAGCTCACCGGGGGAGTCGGCAAACAGTTCCTGGTGATCCTCGTCGCGCTGTGGGGCTGGCACCAGTGGACCAGGGGACGGCAGCAGGCCCAGGACGGCTCCATTGCGATTCGGTTCGCCACCGCGAAGGAACGCGGGCTCCTCGCTGCCGGGGCGGTCCTCGGGACGCTCGCCGTGGGCGGCCTCTTCACCCTGTACCCCTCGCTGTCCTGGAGCCCCTGGGCCGACGCGTACATCTTCGTCGGCACCCTGGTCGCGATGGTCGCGCAGGCACGCGGGCTGGTCGAGTTCTGGTTCGCCTGGCTCCTCGTCGATCTCGTCGGCGTCCCCCTGGCCTTCAGTAGCGGCCTCGCCTTCTCCGGCCTGGTCTACGTGGTCTACTTCGCGCTGGTCCTGTGGGGACTGCGCGACTGGTGGCTGCGCTCCCGTACCCCGGTTCTGGAAGGAGCCCCGGCATGA
- a CDS encoding riboflavin synthase, with protein sequence MFTGIVEELGEVTAVENLGDSSRFRLRGPLVTEGARHGDSIAVNGVCLTVVETGDGEFTADVMAETLKRSSLGALSEGARVNLERPTAVGGRLGGHIVQGHVDAVGTVVERIPSENWEIVKVSVPDGLARYVVEKGSITVDGVSLTVVEAGADFFTVSLIPTTLALTTLGVKQPGDPVNLEVDIIAKYVERLLGARTGETTR encoded by the coding sequence GTGTTCACCGGAATCGTCGAAGAACTGGGTGAGGTCACAGCCGTCGAGAACCTCGGCGACTCCTCCCGCTTCCGACTGCGCGGCCCCCTGGTCACCGAAGGGGCACGGCACGGTGACTCGATCGCCGTCAACGGCGTCTGTCTGACCGTGGTCGAAACCGGCGACGGCGAGTTCACGGCCGATGTGATGGCCGAGACGCTGAAGCGCTCCAGCCTGGGGGCACTGTCCGAGGGAGCCCGGGTCAATCTGGAGCGTCCCACGGCCGTCGGCGGTCGCCTCGGCGGGCACATCGTGCAGGGTCACGTCGACGCCGTGGGCACGGTCGTCGAGCGCATCCCCTCGGAGAACTGGGAGATCGTCAAGGTCTCCGTTCCCGATGGCCTCGCCCGCTACGTCGTGGAGAAGGGCTCGATCACCGTCGACGGCGTCAGCCTCACCGTCGTCGAAGCCGGCGCGGACTTCTTCACCGTCAGCCTGATCCCGACCACGCTCGCCCTGACGACGCTCGGCGTGAAGCAGCCCGGGGACCCGGTCAACCTCGAAGTCGACATCATCGCCAAGTACGTCGAGCGGCTGCTCGGCGCCCGCACGGGAGAGACCACCCGATGA
- the ribD gene encoding bifunctional diaminohydroxyphosphoribosylaminopyrimidine deaminase/5-amino-6-(5-phosphoribosylamino)uracil reductase RibD — MATAADTTAMQRAIALAARGLGFTSPNPIVGCVITDASGQTVGEGHHQRAGGPHAEIHALREAAGRTRGATAYVTLEPCNHTGRTGPCATALVDAGISRVVYAVADPDRQATGGADTLRAAGVLVESGLLAAEAEAENTAWLTSVRIGRPHVSWKYAASLDGRIAAQDRSSRWITSPESRADVHRLRAESDVVVVGSGTARVDDPHLAVRGVPGAVQPLRVVVDTEGTAVRPGARVLDDAAPTLIAIADDVVTDLTDLTDVLRLPRADRGLSVPALLDALHQRGVRSVLLEGGPTLAGAFAAAGAIDKVIGYLAPVLLGAGPNALADAGITTIAQALRLDMTETRRIGPDLRITAVPATAPKER; from the coding sequence GTGGCCACCGCAGCCGACACCACCGCCATGCAGCGCGCGATCGCACTCGCCGCCCGCGGACTCGGCTTCACCAGCCCGAACCCGATCGTCGGGTGCGTGATCACCGATGCCTCGGGCCAGACCGTCGGCGAAGGCCATCACCAGCGTGCCGGCGGTCCGCACGCCGAGATCCACGCCCTGCGCGAAGCCGCAGGCCGCACCCGAGGCGCCACCGCCTACGTCACCCTGGAACCCTGCAACCACACCGGGCGCACCGGCCCCTGTGCGACCGCACTGGTCGACGCGGGGATCAGCCGCGTCGTCTATGCGGTCGCCGACCCGGACCGTCAGGCCACGGGCGGTGCCGACACCCTGCGTGCCGCTGGAGTGCTGGTGGAGTCCGGCCTGCTGGCCGCCGAGGCCGAAGCGGAGAACACCGCCTGGCTCACCTCGGTGCGCATCGGCCGCCCCCACGTCAGCTGGAAGTACGCGGCCTCCCTCGACGGCCGGATCGCCGCCCAGGACCGCAGCAGCCGATGGATCACCTCGCCCGAATCCCGCGCTGACGTCCATCGGCTGCGTGCCGAATCCGACGTCGTCGTCGTCGGCTCGGGCACCGCCCGCGTCGATGATCCCCACCTCGCCGTCCGGGGCGTTCCCGGTGCCGTACAGCCGCTGCGGGTCGTCGTCGACACCGAAGGCACCGCAGTACGGCCCGGTGCCCGGGTCCTCGACGATGCGGCGCCCACGCTGATCGCGATCGCCGATGACGTCGTCACCGACCTCACCGATCTCACCGACGTACTCAGACTGCCCAGGGCCGACCGGGGCCTGTCCGTGCCGGCACTCCTGGACGCCCTGCACCAGCGCGGTGTCCGCTCCGTCCTCCTCGAAGGTGGCCCCACCCTCGCCGGAGCCTTCGCCGCCGCCGGTGCCATCGACAAGGTCATCGGCTATCTCGCCCCCGTACTCCTCGGCGCGGGCCCGAACGCCCTCGCCGACGCAGGAATCACCACGATCGCCCAGGCGTTGCGGCTCGACATGACCGAGACCCGGCGCATCGGGCCCGATCTGCGCATCACCGCCGTCCCCGCCACCGCCCCCAAGGAGCGCTGA
- a CDS encoding SDR family oxidoreductase, protein MATILVTGGTGTLGKEVCARLRSSGQDVRVLSRRSPEHPVDLREGTGLDRAVDGVDAIVHCASTPRGGDDQAAAHLLRAAGERGVPHLVYISIVGVDRVPLGYYRVKRRVEQMIEEAGRTHPGLGWTVLRTTQFHDLVLRLLAGAARLPVLAVPAGVSVQPIDVREVAQRLADLAVGPPAGRVADMGGPEVRFFDDLAKLYLSTTHRRRAVLPVRLAGRAYAGFRAGGHLAPEQSVGKVTFTEFLHRGAG, encoded by the coding sequence ATGGCCACCATTTTGGTGACGGGCGGAACCGGCACCCTGGGCAAAGAGGTCTGCGCGCGGCTGCGCAGCAGCGGGCAGGACGTCCGTGTGCTCAGCCGCCGCTCCCCCGAACACCCCGTCGACCTGCGGGAAGGCACCGGCCTCGACCGTGCGGTCGACGGCGTGGACGCGATCGTCCACTGCGCCTCGACCCCGCGCGGCGGCGATGACCAGGCGGCGGCGCACCTCCTGAGAGCCGCGGGGGAACGCGGCGTACCCCATCTGGTGTACATCTCCATCGTCGGTGTCGACCGAGTACCCCTGGGCTATTACCGCGTGAAGCGCCGCGTCGAGCAGATGATCGAGGAAGCGGGGCGCACCCATCCCGGGCTGGGATGGACCGTGCTGCGGACCACCCAGTTCCATGACCTGGTGCTGCGACTGCTAGCGGGGGCGGCGCGGCTCCCGGTGCTGGCGGTGCCGGCGGGCGTCAGCGTGCAGCCCATCGATGTGCGGGAGGTGGCGCAGCGGTTGGCGGACCTCGCCGTGGGGCCCCCGGCAGGTCGGGTGGCGGACATGGGGGGACCCGAGGTCCGCTTCTTCGACGATCTGGCCAAGCTCTATCTGTCGACCACGCACCGCCGACGCGCGGTCCTGCCGGTGCGGCTGGCCGGGCGGGCCTACGCCGGGTTCAGGGCCGGGGGCCATCTGGCGCCGGAGCAGTCGGTGGGCAAGGTGACCTTCACCGAGTTCCTGCACCGTGGCGCGGGATAG
- a CDS encoding ROK family transcriptional regulator codes for MPASPSTARAINDRVALHMLQREGPLTAGQLKAGTGLSRPSVADLVERLQRSGLIQVVGESGADRRGPNARLYGLVADRAHLAALDIRTQSVAVVVADLLGTTLAEASMPMDGGIGTEPAVERAAALLERAVSEAGADRLHSVCVGMPGLIDPTTGELRNTTGLPRWHRQLVSVLHERLPARIVLENETNLAGVAEQRAGAGRDHDTFVFLWLGDGVGAALFLDGRLRRGVSGGAGEIGFLPVPGTGGLPSATDCGGGFHSLGGSTAVVALAEEQGIDTAAILGAKVFEPRGSAAAALVTEALAAGRDGFLDALAHRLALGAASVVSILDPGFLVLGGEMGLAGGVELASRVEAQLARLTPLPTQVRPGELGGTAVLRGALITARDVAQDELFGPGG; via the coding sequence ATGCCCGCATCTCCGAGCACCGCCCGGGCCATCAACGACCGGGTGGCGCTACACATGCTCCAGCGCGAGGGCCCGTTGACGGCAGGTCAGTTGAAGGCCGGGACCGGACTTTCCCGTCCGTCCGTCGCCGACCTCGTCGAGCGCCTCCAGCGCTCCGGTCTGATCCAGGTCGTGGGGGAGTCCGGAGCCGATCGCCGCGGTCCCAACGCCCGGCTGTACGGGCTCGTCGCCGACCGCGCGCATCTCGCGGCCCTCGACATCCGTACGCAGAGCGTCGCCGTGGTCGTGGCCGACCTCCTCGGCACCACGCTCGCCGAGGCGTCCATGCCCATGGACGGCGGCATCGGCACCGAACCTGCGGTGGAGCGCGCCGCCGCCCTGCTGGAGCGCGCCGTCAGCGAAGCGGGGGCCGACCGGCTGCACAGCGTCTGCGTCGGCATGCCCGGACTGATCGATCCGACCACGGGCGAGTTGCGCAACACCACCGGGCTGCCCCGCTGGCACCGACAGCTGGTGTCCGTCCTGCACGAGAGACTGCCGGCCAGGATCGTCCTGGAGAACGAGACCAATCTTGCGGGAGTCGCCGAGCAGCGCGCCGGCGCGGGCCGTGACCACGACACCTTCGTCTTCCTCTGGCTCGGCGACGGAGTCGGTGCGGCCCTCTTCCTCGACGGCCGACTGCGCCGAGGCGTATCGGGCGGCGCGGGCGAGATCGGTTTCCTCCCCGTCCCCGGTACCGGCGGGCTCCCCTCCGCCACGGACTGCGGCGGGGGATTCCACTCGCTGGGGGGCTCGACCGCCGTGGTCGCCCTCGCGGAGGAGCAGGGCATCGACACCGCCGCCATCTTGGGGGCCAAGGTGTTCGAGCCGCGAGGTTCGGCGGCTGCCGCCCTGGTCACCGAGGCCCTCGCGGCCGGACGGGACGGATTCCTCGACGCCCTCGCCCATCGGCTCGCCCTCGGCGCGGCGTCCGTGGTCTCCATCCTCGACCCGGGGTTCCTCGTACTCGGCGGGGAGATGGGATTGGCCGGAGGCGTGGAACTGGCCTCCCGGGTCGAAGCCCAGTTGGCTCGACTCACCCCGCTGCCCACTCAGGTGCGCCCAGGAGAACTGGGCGGGACGGCGGTCCTGCGCGGTGCTCTGATCACCGCCCGTGACGTGGCGCAGGACGAACTCTTCGGTCCGGGCGGCTGA